A DNA window from Polycladomyces subterraneus contains the following coding sequences:
- a CDS encoding sugar phosphate nucleotidyltransferase, producing MDRYGIISPASMNTFDRFSNRLWQIQGLVEKPRRDQAPSHLAVIGRYILEPSIFPLLEKASPGKGGEIQLTDALNAISRTQPILGLEFVGSNWAISKPRLNSPSNERN from the coding sequence GTGGACAGATACGGGATTATATCCCCTGCTTCCATGAATACGTTTGACCGTTTCTCCAACCGATTATGGCAGATTCAAGGACTCGTCGAAAAGCCGAGACGGGATCAGGCGCCATCCCATTTGGCTGTTATCGGAAGATATATTCTGGAACCGTCCATCTTTCCGTTATTGGAGAAGGCGTCTCCGGGCAAAGGAGGGGAGATCCAGCTGACCGATGCGCTCAACGCGATCAGTCGAACCCAACCGATTTTGGGGTTGGAGTTTGTGGGCTCAAATTGGGCTATATCCAAGCCACGATTGAATTCGCCCTCGAACGAGAGGAATTGA
- a CDS encoding NADP-dependent oxidoreductase — MATETNQQILLVKRPKGMPKEEHFQLVEGPIPQPGEGEVLVRTLYLSVDPYMRGRMSDRKSYVPPYPLNEVVTGGVVGEVVQSRAADLKEGDIVLAHYGWQKYAAVKSNQVRKLNPELAPITTALGVLGMPGLTAYFGMLEIGRPKPGETVVVSGAAGAVGTVAAQIAKIKGCRVVGIAGSEVKIQYLLDELGLDAAINYQTTPNLKKALAEACPNGVDIYFDNVGGEISDAVISLLNHGARIPLCGQISLYNLEKPDIGPRIQPQLLITSALMKGFIVTDYVDRFEEGTRQLAQWLKTGQLKYTEHIVEGFENTVKAFLGLFTGENLGKQLVKVAERTQ, encoded by the coding sequence ATGGCCACGGAAACCAATCAACAAATCCTGTTGGTAAAAAGACCCAAAGGGATGCCGAAGGAGGAACATTTTCAGCTGGTTGAAGGGCCAATTCCTCAACCGGGAGAGGGAGAGGTACTCGTTCGTACCTTGTACTTGTCTGTCGATCCCTACATGCGGGGCAGAATGAGCGATCGAAAATCGTATGTGCCGCCTTATCCGCTCAATGAAGTCGTCACCGGCGGAGTGGTGGGTGAAGTGGTGCAGTCGCGAGCAGCGGATCTGAAAGAAGGAGACATCGTGCTCGCTCACTACGGTTGGCAAAAATATGCGGCCGTCAAGAGCAATCAGGTGAGAAAATTGAATCCGGAGCTCGCCCCGATTACCACCGCTCTCGGCGTATTGGGAATGCCAGGCCTCACTGCCTATTTCGGAATGCTGGAGATCGGGAGACCGAAACCCGGAGAGACCGTCGTCGTTTCTGGTGCCGCCGGGGCAGTTGGCACGGTTGCGGCACAGATCGCCAAGATCAAAGGTTGTCGGGTAGTGGGCATTGCCGGGTCCGAAGTGAAGATTCAATATCTGTTGGATGAGCTCGGTTTGGATGCGGCGATCAACTATCAAACCACACCGAATTTGAAAAAGGCGTTGGCCGAAGCATGTCCAAACGGTGTCGACATTTATTTTGACAATGTGGGCGGCGAGATTTCGGACGCGGTCATTTCGCTTCTCAATCACGGTGCCCGCATTCCCTTGTGCGGTCAAATCTCTCTGTACAATCTGGAGAAACCGGACATCGGGCCGCGCATTCAGCCTCAACTACTGATTACCAGCGCATTGATGAAAGGATTTATCGTGACGGACTATGTGGATCGCTTTGAAGAAGGAACCCGGCAGTTGGCGCAGTGGCTGAAGACAGGTCAACTGAAATACACGGAACATATCGTGGAAGGATTCGAAAATACCGTAAAAGCGTTCTTGGGGCTGTTTACCGGAGAAAATTTGGGTAAACAGCTGGTGAAAGTGGCTGAACGCACGCAGTAA